A section of the Acanthopagrus latus isolate v.2019 chromosome 20, fAcaLat1.1, whole genome shotgun sequence genome encodes:
- the tfam gene encoding transcription factor A, mitochondrial, with amino-acid sequence MAPFSLMAASVSCLAKSFSIFSCTSALARCTTVLPGTNFNLVRCLTSPASVPPKRPLNAYMRYVVLQKPVIARQHPDVKIIEIIRKVAQQWRSMSPQQKQPFEEAYQREMEQFQLDLKHYQAKLTPAEIQQQALERRQRLAKRKATRKKRELSSFGKPKRPRSPFNIFMSEHFVEARGTTVMDKMNSLLEDWRNLFSHQRQVYTQLAEDDKIRYKNEMLSWEEHMVEIGRSDLIREQSTKKATAKTVETTVDVKKKAKAKAVKAKGKSTATGNMTKSSPKAKTVKVTATKGK; translated from the exons ATGGCACCGTTCAGCTTAATGGCAGCAAGTGTTAGCTGCTTGGCTAAGTCCTTCAGTATCTTCTCCTGCACAAGTGCTCTGGCAAG GTGCACCACTGTCCTCCCAGGTACAAACTTCAACCTAGTGAGATGTCTGACCTCTCCGGCCAGTGTCCCTCCAAAGCGACCTCTTAATGCATACATGAGATACGTTGTTCTACAGAAGCCAGTCATTGCCAGACAACATCCAG ATGTCAAGATAATAGAAATCATCAGAAAGGTTGCCCAACAGTGGAGATCAATGAGCCCGCAACAGAAACag CCATTTGAGGAAGCCTATCAGCGTGAAATGGAACAGTTTCAGTTGGACTTAAAGCATTACCAAGCCAAGCTGACCCCAGCAGAGATCCAGCAACAAGCcctggagaggagacagaggctGGCCAAGAGGAAGGCAACCCGTAAAAAGAGG GAGTTGAGCAGCTTCGGGAAGCCCAAGCGTCCTCGTTCTCcattcaacattttcatgtcTGAGCACTTTGTGGAGGCTAGGGGAACCACCGTAATG GATAAGATGAATTCACTGCTAGAGGACTGGAGGAATCTGTTCAGTCATCAGAGACAG GTCTATACACAGCTGGCTGAGGATGACAAAATTCGTTACAAGAATGAGATGCTGTCGTGGGAGGAACACATGGTGGAGATTGGACGATCAGACCTGATCAGAGAGCAGTCAACCAAGAAAGCCACTGCTAAAACAGTGGAAACTACAGTGGATGTAAAAAAGAAGGCTAAAGCTAAGGCAGTGAAGGCAAAAGGAAAGTCAACAGCAACCGGGAACATGACGAAAAGTAGCCCCAAAGCTAAGACAGTGAAGGTCACGGCCacaaaaggaaagtaa
- the LOC119009642 gene encoding ectonucleotide pyrophosphatase/phosphodiesterase family member 7-like isoform X2, producing MTKSSGMLLLCLAVISLIASSLCAAVPARDSVPEQKSVSTASTRNKLLLISFDGFRWDYDQDVETPNLDKMAQDGVKAAYVTPPFLTITSPSHFTMLTGRYVENHGVIHNMWFNTTTQEKKQYYDAQFVDSYWDNGSLPIWITAQRQGLKTGSLHFPGTAPTYTGETVMVRQVEPRFYDHSNETDWKLNIDKVIGEWFHKNDLDFVTLYFGEPDLVGHEYGPDSPERRKMVQQVDRTVGYIRNKIEDHGLTDSLNIIITADHGMSTVLRGGQVEEIILSKIPGFSFRDIQFQLLDYGPVGMLLPKEGMLEKVYKALKGSHPHLHVYKKEKMPARLHYSNHPRLLPLILIADPGYIVNGFLPVNYNKGEHGFDNEDKDMKAFFRAVGPDFKKAVAVDPFDLVNVYPLMCHLLGINPEINDGHLKNTKHMLVSNIEHQYRIFETAVTRW from the exons ATGACTAAATCTTCAGGCATGCTGCTTCTTTGCCTTGCTGTCATCAGCCTCATAGCAagctctctctgtgctgctgttccAGCACGGGACTCTGTTCCTGAGCAGAAGTCAGTGTCCACCGCGTCCACCAGAAACAAGCTACTGCTCATCTCTTTTGACGGCTTCCGCTGGGACTATGACCAAGATGTTGAAACCCCCAACCTGGATAAGATGGCCCAGGATGGGGTGAAGGCAGCCTATGTTACCCCACCCTTCCTCACCATTACCAGCCCTTCTCACTTCACAATGCTGACAg GACGTTATGTCGAGAATCACGGAGTAATCCACAACATGTGGTTCAACACTACAACCCAGGAGAAGAAGCAGTACTACGATGCTCAGTTTGTTGATTCATACTGGGACAATGGCAGCTTACCCATCTGGAtaacagcacagagacag GGTTTAAAAACAGGTTCTCTACATTTCCCTGGCACAGCACCCACCTACACAGGGGAGACTGTGATGGTTCGTCAAGTGGAACCTCGTTTCTATGACCATTCAAATGAGACAGATTGGAAGCTGAACATTGACAAAGTGATTGGAGAGTGGTTCCACAAAAATGACCTTGACTTTGTCACACTGTACTTTGGAGAACCGGATTTGGTAGGACATGAATATGGACCAGATTCCCCAGAACGCCGAAAGATGGTCCAGCAAGTTGACCGCACTGTGGGCTACATCCGAAACAAGATCGAAGACCATGGCCTGACTGACAGCCTCAACATTATCATCACAGCCGACCATGGGATGAGTACAGTTCTACGTGGTGGACAAGTTGAGGAGATCATCCTCTCTAAAATTCCTGGCTTCAGCTTCAGGGATATCCAGTTCCAGCTGTTGGATTATGGTCCTGTTGGCATGCTGCTTCCTAAAGAGGGGATGTTGGAGAAAGTCTATAAAGCTCTGAAAGGAAGCCATCCTCACCTTCATGTGTATAAAAAGGAGAAGATGCCAGCTAGACTGCACTACAGCAACCATCCTCGACTCCTGCCCCTCATCCTCATCGCTGACCCTGGATACATTGTCAATGGG TTTTTACCTGTGAATTACAACAAAGGAGAGCACGGCTTTGATAATGAAGACAAGGACATGAAAGCCTTCTTCAGGGCCGTGGGGCCGGACTTCAAGAAAGCCGTGGCGGTAGATCCCTTTGACCTGGTTAACGTGTATCCACTGATGTGCCATCTACTGGGGATAAACCCAGAGATCAATGATGGACACCTGAAGAATACCAAACACATGCTGGTTTCCA ACATAGAACACCAATACAGGATTTTTGAAACAGCAGtaacaagatggtga
- the zgc:171971 gene encoding DNA-directed RNA polymerase III subunit RPC4 isoform X2, protein MTDPGETASVPGPSGLSLAQGRRLPGRVRSLSSPTPPGRLTSLRTRDLTLGGGLKKPKKTFEPNVHAVRKSKDEVKEKVHVAPKKERRDRNERMRENRGRRRERPKTIQSHSIFEQGPADTVRKTGWRGASDLHDSSSSTVCKLVKKERKESEEDEDEDEILCKLQRDDFIDDPGLRNDAKLKPIQLPLSQCSSFTVTASTTCLENPALFRPPSCGAPRTAGHSRTELPQPEHPSLVEVLHDLSLSGREELFFMQLPDCMPSRTPEQKVDSAHGSTADNPAKKEGKPEDKRPGQVQVMCVCLSSGGCSEGWLSCAVSMPRRISG, encoded by the exons ATGACCGACCCGGGGGAGACAGCGAGTGTTCCCGGCCCCTCCGGCCTCAGTCTGGCACAGGGCAGACGGCTCCCAGGCCGGGTCAGGAGTCTGTCCTCCCCGACTCCACCTGGGAGACTGACGTCCCTCAGAACCAGGGACCTGACACTGGGAGGGGGGCTCAAAAAACCAAAG AAAACCTTTGAGCCAAACGTCCATGCTGTGAGGAAAAGCAAAGATGA GGTAAAGGAAAAGGTCCATGTGGCTccaaaaaaggagagaagagacaggaatgagaggatgagagagaacagagggaggaggagagagaggcctAAGACCATCCAGTCCCACTCCATCTTTGAACAGGGTCCTGCCGACACTGTACGCAAAACAG GCTGGCGTGGTGCGTCAGACTTGCATGACTCCAGCTCCTCTACGGTGTGTAAACTggtgaagaaagagaggaaagagtcagaggaggatgaagatgaagatgagataCTCTGTAAACTACAGAGGGATGAT TTCATAGATGATCCAGGCCTGAGGAACGACGCCAAGTTGAAACCCATCCAGCTGCCCCTGAGTcagtgcagcagcttcacagtgACGGCCAGCACAACAT GTCTAGAGAACCCCGCTCTGTTCAGACCTCCGTCCTGTGGAGCTCCAAGGACAGCAGGCCACAGCAGGACAGAGCTGCCCCAGCCAGAGCATCCGTCCCTGGTAGAAGTGCTGCATGATCTCAGCCTGTCTGGCAGAGAGGAGCTCTTCTTCATGCAGTTACCTGACTGTATGCCCAGCAGAACACCTGAGCAGAAGGTCGACAGTGCTCATGGATCTACAGCAGATAATCCTGCCAAGAAGGAAGGCAAGCCTGAGGACAAGAGGCCTGGACAAGTGCAA gtaatgtgtgtgtgcctctcttCAGGAGGCTGCAGTGAAGGATGGCTTTCCTGCGCTGTCTCAATGCCCAGAAGGATTTCTGGGTAA
- the LOC119009642 gene encoding ectonucleotide pyrophosphatase/phosphodiesterase family member 7-like isoform X1 yields MTKSSGMLLLCLAVISLIASSLCAAVPARDSVPEQKSVSTASTRNKLLLISFDGFRWDYDQDVETPNLDKMAQDGVKAAYVTPPFLTITSPSHFTMLTGRYVENHGVIHNMWFNTTTQEKKQYYDAQFVDSYWDNGSLPIWITAQRQGLKTGSLHFPGTAPTYTGETVMVRQVEPRFYDHSNETDWKLNIDKVIGEWFHKNDLDFVTLYFGEPDLVGHEYGPDSPERRKMVQQVDRTVGYIRNKIEDHGLTDSLNIIITADHGMSTVLRGGQVEEIILSKIPGFSFRDIQFQLLDYGPVGMLLPKEGMLEKVYKALKGSHPHLHVYKKEKMPARLHYSNHPRLLPLILIADPGYIVNGFLPVNYNKGEHGFDNEDKDMKAFFRAVGPDFKKAVAVDPFDLVNVYPLMCHLLGINPEINDGHLKNTKHMLVSTIPEENYQMEVLIGLSALAGFLVLVFIIAISCSMWKRTRA; encoded by the exons ATGACTAAATCTTCAGGCATGCTGCTTCTTTGCCTTGCTGTCATCAGCCTCATAGCAagctctctctgtgctgctgttccAGCACGGGACTCTGTTCCTGAGCAGAAGTCAGTGTCCACCGCGTCCACCAGAAACAAGCTACTGCTCATCTCTTTTGACGGCTTCCGCTGGGACTATGACCAAGATGTTGAAACCCCCAACCTGGATAAGATGGCCCAGGATGGGGTGAAGGCAGCCTATGTTACCCCACCCTTCCTCACCATTACCAGCCCTTCTCACTTCACAATGCTGACAg GACGTTATGTCGAGAATCACGGAGTAATCCACAACATGTGGTTCAACACTACAACCCAGGAGAAGAAGCAGTACTACGATGCTCAGTTTGTTGATTCATACTGGGACAATGGCAGCTTACCCATCTGGAtaacagcacagagacag GGTTTAAAAACAGGTTCTCTACATTTCCCTGGCACAGCACCCACCTACACAGGGGAGACTGTGATGGTTCGTCAAGTGGAACCTCGTTTCTATGACCATTCAAATGAGACAGATTGGAAGCTGAACATTGACAAAGTGATTGGAGAGTGGTTCCACAAAAATGACCTTGACTTTGTCACACTGTACTTTGGAGAACCGGATTTGGTAGGACATGAATATGGACCAGATTCCCCAGAACGCCGAAAGATGGTCCAGCAAGTTGACCGCACTGTGGGCTACATCCGAAACAAGATCGAAGACCATGGCCTGACTGACAGCCTCAACATTATCATCACAGCCGACCATGGGATGAGTACAGTTCTACGTGGTGGACAAGTTGAGGAGATCATCCTCTCTAAAATTCCTGGCTTCAGCTTCAGGGATATCCAGTTCCAGCTGTTGGATTATGGTCCTGTTGGCATGCTGCTTCCTAAAGAGGGGATGTTGGAGAAAGTCTATAAAGCTCTGAAAGGAAGCCATCCTCACCTTCATGTGTATAAAAAGGAGAAGATGCCAGCTAGACTGCACTACAGCAACCATCCTCGACTCCTGCCCCTCATCCTCATCGCTGACCCTGGATACATTGTCAATGGG TTTTTACCTGTGAATTACAACAAAGGAGAGCACGGCTTTGATAATGAAGACAAGGACATGAAAGCCTTCTTCAGGGCCGTGGGGCCGGACTTCAAGAAAGCCGTGGCGGTAGATCCCTTTGACCTGGTTAACGTGTATCCACTGATGTGCCATCTACTGGGGATAAACCCAGAGATCAATGATGGACACCTGAAGAATACCAAACACATGCTGGTTTCCA CCATTCCAGAGGAGAACTATCAGATGGAAGTGCTGATTGGCCTGTCAGCCTTGGCTGGTTTTCTTGTGCTTGTGTTCATCATTGCCATATCCTGCAGCATGTGGAAAAGGACCAGGGCTTAA
- the ube2d1b gene encoding ubiquitin-conjugating enzyme E2 D1b — MALKRIQKELQDLQRDPPAQCSAGPVGDDLFHWQATIMGPGDSPYQGGVFFLTIHFPTDYPFKPPKVAFTTKIYHPNINSNGSICLDILRSQWSPALTVSKVLLSICSLLCDPNPDDPLVPDIAHIYKNDKDKYNRLAKECTQKYAM; from the exons ATGGCACTGAAGAGAATACAGAAG GAGTTGCAGGACCTGCAGAGAGACCCTCCAGCACAATGTTCTGCTGGACCAGTGGGAGATGACC TGTTTCATTGGCAGGCGACCATAATGGGTCCG GGTGACAGTCCTTACCAAGGAGGAGTTTTCTTTCTCACAATCCACTTCCCTACCGACTACCCATTTAAGCCACCAAAG gtAGCATTTACAACAAAGATTTATCACCCAAATATAAATAGCAATGGGAGTATCTGTTTGGACATTCTACGGTCACAGTGGTCTCCAGCACTGACAGTGTCTAAAG TTTTATTGTCCATATGTTCATTGCTTTGTGATCCAAACCCTGACGACCCCTTAGTTCCAGACATAGCACACATCTACAAGAACGACAAAGACAA ATACAACAGACTAGCAAAAGAATGTACCCAAAAGTATGccatgtaa
- the zgc:171971 gene encoding DNA-directed RNA polymerase III subunit RPC4 isoform X1 — translation MTDPGETASVPGPSGLSLAQGRRLPGRVRSLSSPTPPGRLTSLRTRDLTLGGGLKKPKKTFEPNVHAVRKSKDEVKEKVHVAPKKERRDRNERMRENRGRRRERPKTIQSHSIFEQGPADTVRKTGWRGASDLHDSSSSTVCKLVKKERKESEEDEDEDEILCKLQRDDFIDDPGLRNDAKLKPIQLPLSQCSSFTVTASTTCLENPALFRPPSCGAPRTAGHSRTELPQPEHPSLVEVLHDLSLSGREELFFMQLPDCMPSRTPEQKVDSAHGSTADNPAKKEGKPEDKRPGQVQEAAVKDGFPALSQCPEGFLGKLQIRKSGKVELKLGDVIMDVSDGAAFSFLQQLVSVRLSEGRTGDMMVLGNVHHKLVLSPDFQALLRQAATQQQGP, via the exons ATGACCGACCCGGGGGAGACAGCGAGTGTTCCCGGCCCCTCCGGCCTCAGTCTGGCACAGGGCAGACGGCTCCCAGGCCGGGTCAGGAGTCTGTCCTCCCCGACTCCACCTGGGAGACTGACGTCCCTCAGAACCAGGGACCTGACACTGGGAGGGGGGCTCAAAAAACCAAAG AAAACCTTTGAGCCAAACGTCCATGCTGTGAGGAAAAGCAAAGATGA GGTAAAGGAAAAGGTCCATGTGGCTccaaaaaaggagagaagagacaggaatgagaggatgagagagaacagagggaggaggagagagaggcctAAGACCATCCAGTCCCACTCCATCTTTGAACAGGGTCCTGCCGACACTGTACGCAAAACAG GCTGGCGTGGTGCGTCAGACTTGCATGACTCCAGCTCCTCTACGGTGTGTAAACTggtgaagaaagagaggaaagagtcagaggaggatgaagatgaagatgagataCTCTGTAAACTACAGAGGGATGAT TTCATAGATGATCCAGGCCTGAGGAACGACGCCAAGTTGAAACCCATCCAGCTGCCCCTGAGTcagtgcagcagcttcacagtgACGGCCAGCACAACAT GTCTAGAGAACCCCGCTCTGTTCAGACCTCCGTCCTGTGGAGCTCCAAGGACAGCAGGCCACAGCAGGACAGAGCTGCCCCAGCCAGAGCATCCGTCCCTGGTAGAAGTGCTGCATGATCTCAGCCTGTCTGGCAGAGAGGAGCTCTTCTTCATGCAGTTACCTGACTGTATGCCCAGCAGAACACCTGAGCAGAAGGTCGACAGTGCTCATGGATCTACAGCAGATAATCCTGCCAAGAAGGAAGGCAAGCCTGAGGACAAGAGGCCTGGACAAGTGCAA GAGGCTGCAGTGAAGGATGGCTTTCCTGCGCTGTCTCAATGCCCAGAAGGATTTCTGGGTAAACTTCAGATCAGGAAGTCAGGAAAGGTGGAGCTGAAGCTGGGCGATGTCATCATGGACGTCTCTGATGGAGCTGCATTTTCCTTCCTGcag CAACTGGTGTCTGTACGTCTCTCTGAAGGCCGGACTGGAGACATGATGGTGTTAGGAAACGTCCACCACAAACTGGTCTTATCTCCTGACTTCCAGGCCTTACTGAGACAAGCTGCAACACAGCAGCAAGGCCCCTGA